In Nicotiana tabacum cultivar K326 chromosome 19, ASM71507v2, whole genome shotgun sequence, one DNA window encodes the following:
- the LOC107759533 gene encoding premnaspirodiene oxygenase-like — MQFFNFFSLFLFVSFLFLFKKWKNSGSQTKRLPPGPWKLPILGSMLHLLGGHPHHVLRDLAKKYGPLMHLQLGEVSLVVVTSPEMAKEVLKTHDLAFASRPLLLAAKIVCYNGTDIVFSPYGNYWRQMRKICLLELLSSKSVKSFNSIRQDEVHRMIEFFRSSPGKPVNVTKRFALFTSSMTCRSAFGQEHKEQDEFVRLVKKVSNYMEGFDVADIFPSLKFLHVLTGMKAKVMDAHHELDEILENIITERKKVAKTNCESRGEGIVDVLLRLMKEGGLQFPITNGNIKAIVFDMFAAGTETSSTTINWAMVEMMKKPSVFAKAQAEVRKILRGKETFSEIDVEEFKYLKMVIKETFRLHPPLPLLLPRECREETDLNGYTIPLKTKVVVNVWAMGRDPKYWDDVESFKPERFENNSMDYIGNNFEYLPFGGGRRICPGISFGLANVYFPLAQLLYHFDWKLPTGINPSELDLTEAAGAACARKNDLHLIATPYQPCQE, encoded by the exons ATGCAGTTCTTcaacttcttttcccttttcctttttgtGTCTTTCCTCTTTTTATTTAAGAAATGGAAGAATTCCGGTAGCCAAACCAAAAGATTGCCTCCAGGTCCATGGAAATTACCTATTCTTGGAAGCATGCTTCATTTGCTAGGTGGACATCCACATCATGTCCTTAGAGATTTAGCCAAAAAATATGGTCCACTTATGCACCTTCAACTAGGTGAAGTTTCTCTAGTTGTTGTTACTTCTCCTGAGATGGCAAAAGAAGTGCTAAAAACTCATGACCTCGCTTTTGCATCTAGACCTTTACTTTTAGCTGCCAAGATTGTTTGTTATAATGGGACGGACATTGTCTTTTCTCCCTATGGAAATTACTGGAGACAGATGCGTAAAATTTGTCTCTTGGAATTGCTCAGTTCCAAAAGCGTCAAGTCATTCAACTCAATTAGACAAGATGAAGTTCATCGTATGATTGAATTTTTTCGATCATCTCCTGGTAAGCCGGTTAATGTAACAAAAAGGTTTGCTCTATTCACAAGCTCTATGACATGTAGATCAGCCTTTGGACAAGAACACAAGGAGCAAGATGAATTTGTACGACTAGTCAAAAAAGTGTCAAACTATATGGAAGGGTTTGATGTGGCTGATATATTCCCTTCATTGAAGTTTCTTCATGTGCTTACTGGAATGAAGGCTAAAGTGATGGATGCACACCATGAATTAGATGAGATTCTTGAAAATATCATCACTGAGCGCAAGAAGGTTGCAAAGACCAATTGCGAATCAAGAGGTGAAGGTATAGTTGATGTACTGCTAAGACTTATGAAGGAAGGAGGCCTTCAATTTCCAATCACTAACGGCAACATCAAAGCTATTGTCTTT GACATGTTTGCTGCGGGAACAGAAACTTCATCAACAACAATTAATTGGGCCATGGTCGAAATGATGAAGAAGCCAAGTGTATTTGCCAAAGCTCAAGCAGAGGTAAGAAAAATCTTGAGAGGGAAAGAAACTTTTAGTGAAATTGATGTCGAGGAGTTCAAATACCTAAAGATGGTCATTAAAGAAACTTTCAGACTCCACCCTCCACTACCTCTTTTGCTTCCAAGAGAATGTAGAGAAGAAACAGACTTAAACGGCTACACTATTCCATTGAAAACAAAAGTCGTGGTTAATGTTTGGGCAATGGGAAGAGATCCAAAATATTGGGATGATGTAGAAAGCTTTAAACCTGAGAGATTTGAGAATAACTCGATGGATTATATTGGTAATAATTTTGAATATCTTCCCTTTGGTGGCGGAAGGAGAATTTGCCCTGGAATATCATTTGGTTTAGCAAATGTTTATTTTCCACTGGCTCAATTGTTGTATCACTTTGACTGGAAACTCCCAACTGGAATCAATCCAAGTGAACTAGACTTAACTGAGGCGGCTGGAGCAGCTTGTGCTAGAAAGAATGACCTACACTTGATCGCTACTCCCTATCAACCTTGTCAAGAGTAA